ATCGTGCGCAGCGAGTCCGAGAGACGCGGCGAGGCGACGATCCGAACTCCGCGCACACAGCGGCACGATCCGCACCGACATCCGGTCGCACGCCGCCACGAGCTCCGCGGTGAGCGCTGCGGGACGCCCCTCGACGATGAGCAGGTCGGCGCGGGACAGCTCCGCCAGAAGCTCGGCGGCCTCCGGGGCGGACATCGCGTCGAGTGCGGCGCTGGCCGGAGCGGATGCCGCGACCACCGTCCGGACATCGGCGTCCTCCTGTCGCAGGCGCTGAGCGAGGTCCTCCCCACGTCGCCCGTCGACCGCGACGACGACCCTCACTGCGACTCCCCCGTGACGGGGACAACCGACAAGCTCGATTCGTCGGTGAGGGCTGCCAGGGTCGCAGCGACGTCGGAGCGGGGGATGACGATCTCCAGCGACACGTCCTTCCCCGACACCACGGCATCGTCGCGGGTGATGGTGACGACGGTCGCCGACGGCACCAGGATGCGCGGCTCACCGAGCTTGCCGTCCTCCTCCGCCGGTGCCGCCCACACCTCGACGAGGGATCCGGGAGAGATCGCCGCCGACACATCGCCCGCCGTGCGGATCACCACACTCGTCGTCGTCGCGGCATCCGCGTCGTCAACCGCCGCCTGAGGCAGGAGTTCGCCCTCGAAGACCGTGCGCGTCGCGATCACGCCGGGCTCGAGGGATGCCGGGGACACGTACGTCTCGCCGGCGGCGCCCAGCGCCACGTCGACCACCCTCAGATCCTCGGCCGTCACGGTCTGTCCGGGCACGATCGTCCGCGCGGCAGCGAACACGGGCGCGGTCTGGCGGGCGGAGGCGACGACGAGCCAGACGCCCGCGACGGAGGCGATGATGAGCGCGATCCCCAGCAGGAACCGCGCGTCGGCCCAGAACGCGCGAGGCGCGGGCCGGACGGTGTCGGGAGTGGTCATGACGTCATGCTGACCGAGCCCCGTCGCTGGTGGCGGGGATTATCCACAGGCCGCCCGCACTCGAGATGCGAGCCCCCATCGGGCCCATAATGGCCTCATGCCCGATGGAATGCCTGCGCGTATGCTCACGCCTGCCCAGGTTGCGGAAATGCTGCAGCTGGAGGTCGACGAGGTCGTCGCCCTTGCGCTCGACGGCCGTCTGCGCGGAGCTCGGCTGGGCTCGCCGGCATCGTGGCGAATCGAGGCGGCAAGCGTCGAGGACTACCTCGACGACCAGGCTGAGGACGCACGCCTGCACGCGCTGTGGCGTGAATCGAACGCCGCCAGCTTCCCCGAACTGTGGGGGCGGGGCCGCCGCGGCGGCGAGTAACGACGCGGCACCCTCCTCACGCGAACGCGACCGGTGACTCCAGCCGGATCCCGGCGAGCGCCGTGAAGGGGACGAGGCGGTGCCCCATCACGAGGTCGGCGCGTCGCGGCGTTCCACGATCGTGCAGAGCGAGGTCGAGGTGATCGGATGCCGCCCGGTCGATCGTGCCGCTGTACTCGCGGCCGTCCGTGGAGTGCAGCGTCACCGGTACGCGGCGCCGCGCGAGATCACGGAGGACGAATCCCAGCGTCATCCGCTCGCGAAGCCGGCTGGGCGTCGCGCCGCGGGCGCTGCGGAGCAGATCGGCGTGCGATGGGCCGAGAGCGACCACGGCTGCCAGCGGCACGAGGAGCGCACCGCGTGGAGCACCGTCGTCCACCGCAAGCCAGTCGGGTCCCGCAGCGATCGGCGTCCCATCGACGGATGAGCCGCCGGCGAGGTCGACGGTGACGGGCCCGTCGACACGATCGGCCAGAGCACTCAGGCGCTCGAAGAGGGACAGGCGCGCGAGGCGCAGCCGTTCGGCTTCCGTGTCGAGGGCAGCACGCTCGGCCTCCCATTCGGAGTCGAGTTGGTCCTCGAGGTCTTCGAAGAATCGGTCCCAGCGCACGCACGTGACAGTAGAGGACCGGGATGCCGACCGCCGTCTTTGTCCACAGGTTGGAGTATTCTCATCCACCCCCGCACGCAGGTGTGCTGTACTCATGCCGTTCACCGCTCCGTAGACACCTGTCGCCCGAGAGGAATCGACATGGCCCTCGCCGTAGACGAAGACCGCCGCATCCCGCGTTCGGGAAGCTCCCTCGAGGTCGCAGAGTACTTCGCGCCGCAACGCACCTCCTCGAGCGACCTCCCCGACGCGCTCCCCCTCGTCAAGAACCTCACGATCGGGGTGTTGGAGGTGCTGGCCGGCGTCCGGGATGTGGACCAGCTCGCACGCTGGCTCGGCGAAGACGCCTACCGGGCGCTCGTGACGCGAGCGAATCTCTCGGCTCGCGCACGAAGCGCGCGCGGCGTCGCGGCGGTCCGCCCGGCCCACCGCATCCTGTCGGAGCGCACCTGCGAGCCAGCGGACGGCGTGCTCGAAGCGGTCGTCGTGGTGAGTGGGCCCGCGCGGACCCGTGCGGTGGCGATGCGGCTCGAAGGCTGGGACGGTCGCTGGCGGGCGACCTCTCTCGCCCTGCTCTGACCCGGCCTACTGGCGGTAGGACGCGAGGAAGTTGCCCAGCCGCTCGATCGCTTCGCTGAGCACTCGGGCCTCGGGGAGGGTGACGATCCGGAAGTGATCCGGTGTCGGCCAGTTGAAGCCCGTCCCCTGTACCAGGAGGACGTGCTCGGCAACGAGGAAGTCGTACACGAACTTGGCGTCGTCGTGGATGTCATGAACCTCGGGGTCCAGCCGGGGGAACGCGTAGAGGGCGCCTTGCGGCTTGACGCAGCTGACGCCGGGGATCGCCGTGAGTCCCTCCCACGCCGCATCCCGCTGCTCGTGAAGACGGCCGGTGGGCGCGATGAGTGCGTCGATCGACTGCACGCCCGACAGCGCCGCCTGCACCGCGAACTGCGCGGGGACGTTCGGGCACAGCCGGGTCGACGCGAGCAGCTGGATGCCTTCCAGGAAACCGGCCGCATGCTTCTTCGGCCCCGTGATGACCATCCAGCCCGAGCGGTACCCGGCCACCCGGTAGGTCTTCGAGAGGCCGTTGTAGGTGAGGCAGAGGAGGTCGGGGGCGAGCGTCGCGAGCGGGATGTGCTGCGCGCCGTCGAAGAGGATGCGGTCGTAGATCTCGTCTGATAGAAGAAGCAGCTCGTGCTCGCGGGCGATCTCGACGATCCCCTGCAGGATCTCGCGCGTGTAGACGGCACCCGTCGGGTTGTTGGGGTTGATGACGACGATCGCCTTGGTGCGGGGTGTCACCTTTGCACGGATGTCGTCGAGGTCGGGCTGCCAGCCGTTCTCCCCGTCGGCGAGGTAGTGCACCGGCGTTCCGCCGGCGAGGCTCGTCATCGCCGTCCAGAGCGGGTAGTCCGGTGCCGGGATGAGGACCTCGTCCCCCTCGTCGAGGAGGGCCTGCATCGTCATCGTGATGAGCTCGGAGACGCCGTTGCCGAGATAGACGTCGTCAGGATCGAACTTGGGGAAGCCGGGCTCCTCCTCGTAGCGCGAGACGATCGCGCGGCGCGCGGACATGATGCCGCGGGAGTCCGAGTAGCCGTGCGCCTGGGGCACCGCCTCGATCATGTCGCGCACGATCTGGAACGGCGCCTGGAACCCGAAGATGGCCGGGTTGCCGGTGTTCAGCTTGAGGATCGTGTGACCCTCGTCCTCGAGCCGGTCGGCCTCCACCAGGGCTGCCCCGCGGATCTCGTAGAGGACGTCCTTGAGCTTGGATGACTGGTCGAGGGTGCGCGGGGTCATCGGTTCAGAATAGCGGGGGCCGACGGGGCCAATGACGGGTCGGTGGACCGCCCCGGCGCCCGTCGGCGCAGCCGTCTACTTCTTCTTGCCGGACGCCCGCCGCTGCGCACGGTTTCCCGCGTCGGCCGGTGCGGATGCGGCATCCACCTGCTGTCCGAACGCGCCTCGGGGGGCGTCGGCGGGAGCTTCCTGCTCGGCCTCGCGCTGGCGGGCCTTGCTGGTCGCGGCCTGCTGCACCTGACCCCGCTCATTCCGGACCTCGACTTCGCCGGCATCGTTGGGCGCCGTGTACTGCAGGTTCTGCACGTCGATCTCCGGCGAGGCGAGCCCCTTGGCCTCGATGTCGCCGCTCTCGGTCTGCCGAACCTCGACCTCGAGGTTGAAGAGGAACCCGACGGACTCCTCCTTGATCTGCGCCATCATCGACTGGAACATCTGGTACCCCTCGCGCTGGTACTCGATGAGCGGGTCGCGCTGGGCCATAGCGCGCAGGCCGATGCCGTCCTTCAGGTAGTCCATCTCGTAGAGGTGGTCGCGCCAGCGGCGGTCGAGCACCTGCAGCACCACGCGTCGCTCGAGTTCGCGCGTCGCAGCCTCGCCGAGCTTCTCCTCGCGCGAGCGGTAGGCGATCTTGGCGTCCGACAGGAGCTCGCGCTTGAGCAGCTCAGGGGTCACCTTGCCCTTGGCGCCGCTCTCGGCCACGACCTCGTCGATCGTGACGCCCACAGGGTAGAGCGTCTTCAGCTCGGCCCACATGGCGTCGAAGTCCCAGCTCTCGTTGTGCCCGGAGCCGGTGTGCTCGTCGATGATCGCGCCGATGGCGTCCTCGATGAAGTGCTCGACACGCGACGAGAGATCATCGCCCTCGAGCATCTGGCGCCGGTCGTGGTAGATCGCCTCGCGCTGGCGGTTCAAGACGTCGTCGTACTTGAGGACGTTCTTTCGGATCTCCGCGTTGCGCGCCTCGACCTGCGACTGGGCGCTCTTGATCGCCCGCGAGACCATGGTCGATTCGATGGCGACGTCGTCGGGGAAGTTCGTCCGCGCGAGGATCGCCTCGGCCGCGCCCGACTGGAACAGTCGCATGAGGTCGTCGGTGAGCGACAGATAGAAGCGGCTCTCGCCGGGGTCGCCCTGACGACCCGAGCGACCGCGCAGCTGGTTGTCGATACGACGCGATTCGTGGCGTTCCGTGCCGAGGACGTACAGACCGCCCGCCGCGACGACGCGGTCGGCCTCCTCCTGCACCTTCTCCTTGACGGCCGCGTACACCTCTTCCCAGGCGGCTTCGTACTCGTCGGGTGTCTCGACGGGGTCGAGACCCTTCGCCTTCATCTCCGAGACCGCGAGGAACTCGGCGTTTCCGCCGAGCATGATGTCGGTTCCACGACCGGCCATGTTGGTGGCGACCGTCACGGCACCGTATCGACCGGCGCGCGCGACGATCTCGGCTTCGCGAGCGTGGTTCTTCGCGTTCAGGACCTCGTGCTTGATGCCCTTCTTGGCGAGGAGCTTCGAGAGGTATTCGCTCTTCTCGACGCTGACCGTTCCCACCAGCACCGGCTGACCGGACTCGTGGCGCTCGGCGATGTCCTCGACCACCTGCGCGAACTTCGCCTGCTCGTTCTTGTAGACGAGGTCGGACTGGTCCTTGCGGATCATCGGCTTGTTCGTCGGGATGGGAACCACGCCGAGCTTGTACGTCGACATGAACTCGGCCGCTTCGGTCTCGGCGGTACCCGTCATGCCCGCGAGCTTGTCGTAGAGACGGAAGTAGTTCTGCAGGGTCACGGTGGCGAGGGTCTGGTTCTCGGCCTTCACCGCGACACCCTCCTTGGCCTCGATCGCCTGGTGGATGCCCTCGTTGTAACGACGACCGACCAGGATGCGGCCGGTGTGCTCGTCGACGATCATGACCTCGCCGTTCATCACGACGTAGTCGGTGTCGCGCTTGAACAGGGCGAGCGCCTTGATCGAGTTGTTGAGGAAGGAGATGAGAGGGGTGTTCGCCGACTCGTAAAGGTTGTCGATGCCGAGGTAGTCCTCGACCTTCTCGATGCCGGGCTCGAGCACGCCGATCGTGCGCTTCTTCTCGTCGACCTCGAAGTCGACGCCCGCTTCGAGGGTGCGCGCGATCTTCGCGAACTCGGTGAACCAGCGGTTCGCCTCGCCCGACGACGGGCCCGAGATGATGAGCGGCGTTCGGGCCTCGTCGATGAGGATCGAGTCGACCTCGTCGACGATGCAGTAGAAGTGACCGCGCTGGACGAGGTCATCACTGCGCCACGCCATGTTGTCGCGCAGGTAGTCGAAGCCGAACTCGTTGTTCGTGCCGTAAGTGATGTCGGCCTCGTACTGCTGGCGACGCACCTCGGGGTTCTGCCCCGAGACGACGGTTCCCGTCGTCATGCCGAGGGCGCGGAAGACACGACCCATGAGCTCGGACTGGTACGACGCGAGATAGTCGTTCACCGTGATGACGTGGACGCCCTTGCCGGCGATCGCGTTGAGGTAGGCGGGGAGAGCAGCGGTCAGGGTCTTGCCCTCACCGGTCTTCATCTCGGCGATGTTGCCGAGGTGGAGGGCGGCGCCGCCCATGACCTGCACGTCATACGGACGCTGGCCGAGCGTGCGGCTGGCGGCTTCTCGCACGGCGGCGAATGCTTCGGGCATGAGCTTGTCGAGCGTCTCGCCGGCCTCGTAGCGGGCGCGCAGCTCGGCGGTCTCGCCGCGCAACTCCTCGTCGGTGAGGTGCGCGTAGTCCTCTTCGAGGGCCGACACGGCCTTCACGACCTGCTGCAGCCTGCGCAGAACGCGGCCTTCACCGGCACGAAGCAGTTTCTCGAAGGGGTTCGCCACGGAGGATCTCCATCTGTCGGTTCGCCACCCCGACGAGCGATGTCGGGATGTCGGTGCGCGGGACGCGCAGACATACACCGCCATGTTATCGGCCCGTGACCTACGAGGTTGCTGGAGACGCTCGGCATCCCCCGCCCGGAGTCGACCTGCGGCATCCCTCGGCCCGTAAGATCGGCGCATGGCGGGTTTCTGGGGCAGACGAAAGCGCGAAGACGCGGAGATCGAGGCACAGGATGCCGAGCTCAGCCGGAAGGCGGGAGCGGCACTCGTGTCGGCAGACGAGCGGATCCGGGTGACGGACGACGAGCTCGCCTACGCCGAGATCGAACTCGGACGAGACGCGACGAAGGACCTGCGCGACGCGCTGGCCGCCGTGCGCCAACACCTCGGCGAGGCGTTCCAGCTGCATCAGCTCAACCACGACGAGATCCCCGACACTCCCGAGGAGCTCCGCACCCGCAACGCACGCATCGTGCAGCTGTGCGAATGGGCCGAGGACCTGCTCGACGACCGCATGGAATCGCTCGGCGAGGCCATCGCCCGTGCGCGCCGCGCCCCTGAGATCATCGCCGGCATCCGTACCGACGTCGCGCGCCTGCGCGAACGCCTCCCGGCACTGACCGCGAGCCTGGAGCGGCTGTCGACGAGGTACTCGGATGCCGCGATGCGGACGGTCCTCGGCAACGCCGCCGAAGCGGCTCAGCTGCTCGACTTCGCCGAGCACAGCTCTGACGTGTCCGAGCGCCGCCGCGACGCGGGACAGCGCGAGCAGGCGAACCTCGCCCTCGAGACGGCGATCGAGGCATCCCGACGCGCCGGCACGCTCGTCGAAGCCGTCGACACGTTCGAGATCGAAGCGCTGCGCGCCGAGTCCACCCTCGCGGCGATCGTCGACGACTCGCGGGACGACCTGATCGTCGCCCAGCCCCTGCTGTCGACTCCTGCCGTCGCGAGCGCGGCCGCGGACCTCGAAGCCGCGCTCGGCTCGTTGACACCGGCGGGGAGCAAGCCCGATCCGTTCGCCGAGCTCACCCGACTGCGTGCCGCGAACGCGGCCCTGGATGCCGCAGTCGACAAGGCGCGCGAACGGGCCGCACGACCCGTGCCGACCGAGGATCACGTCCACCACGCGATCGATGACGCCGACCGGCAGATCGGCGTCGCACGCAGCGTCATCTCCGGCCACCGCGGCTGGATCGGTGCGGACGCACGGACCCGGCTCGCCGAAGCGGAACGAATCCGCGGCGACCTGATGCGTTTCGGGGGTCCGATCGACGAGGACGACCGGGACGAGGCGATGGGCCTCGCCCGCCGGGCGGCGCATTTGGCCGGCGAAGCGCTTCAGCTCGCTCAGCGGGACATCGATTCGTCCCGCCCCGACGACTGGGGCAACGGCGGGTACGGCGGTCGCGGTGGCATGGGCGGCGGGATGGGCGGCGGCAGCCTCGCCGGTGGCCTGCTCGGCGGCCTCGTCATCGGTGGCCTCCTCGACGGCATGTTCGACTGATGCCCGCGCTCGACGAAGCGGTCGCCGTCTCGCAGGACTGGGACGTGCCGCACGCCTCCGTCGCTGTCGTGAGCGCGGACGGCCGGACCGCGGCATCCGCGGGCGATCAGGATCGCGTGTACCGTCTCGCATCGGTGACGAAACTCCTCAGCGCCTACGCGGCGCTCGTCGCAGTCGAAGAGGGTGCGCTCGCGCTCGACCAGCCCGCCGGCCCGCCGGGCGCCACCGTCGAGCATCTCCTCGCGCACACCGCCGGCTACGACTTCTCGACGTCTGCCCTCCGGGCCGCTCCCGGCGAGCGCCGGTTGTACTCGAACACGGGGTTCGAGGTGCTCGCCGACCTGCTGGAATCCGAGACCGGCATCGCCTTCGACGCGTACGCGCACGAGGCGGTGTTCGCCCCCCTTGCCATGGCGTCGACGACGATCGGCGACTCCGCCGCGGCCGGGGGATCGTCCTCGGCCGCCGACCTGGCGCGCTTCGCCGCCGAATTGCAGGAGCCCCGGCTGCTCGACCCGGCGACCTTGACGCGAGCCACGGGAGTGTCCTTCCCGGGACGCCGCGGCATCCTGCCGGGATTCGGCCAGCAGCCGGAGAACGACTGGGGGCTCGGGCTCGAGATCCGCGGCACCAAGAGCCCGCACTGGACGGGTGCGCACAACTCCCCCGAGACGTTCGGACACTTCGGACAGTCGGGGACGTTCCTCTGGGTCGACCCGCGCGCCGGGGCCGCTCTCGTCGCCCTGACCGATCGCCCGTTCGGCGCGTGGGCTGCGGAGACCTGGCCGCCCTTCAGCGACGGCGTCCTCGAGGCCCTCGCGTCGCGATGAGACGACGATGCGGAACGACGAAGGGCGGATGCCGCGCAGCATCCGCCCTTCGTCGTCTCAGGAGGTCAGGAAGCGAGCTCCGCGGGGGCGGCAGTGGTCGTGAGGGAGATCACACCGTAGTCCCAGCCCTTGCGGCGGTAGACGACGCTCGGCTGGTCGCTACGTGCGTCGATGAAGAGGAAGAAGTCGTGGCCGACCAGCTCCATCCGGTCGACGGCCTCTTCCACCGTCATCCATTCGGGGTCGAAACGCTTGGTGCGGATGACGACGGGGGTGTAGTCCTCTTCGTCCTCGGCGCCGGTCACGATCGGCACCTCCCCCGTGGCGACCGCCCGGATGACGTCGACGGATGCGGGCTGCACGTCGATGCCCTGCAGCGTGCCGGTGCCCTTTTCGAGCTTCGCGCCGCGGGGGTGGTTGCGCAGGTCGACGCGCTTCTCCTTCGCACGGCGGATCTGCTCGGCGAGCTTGGTGATCGCGACGTCGAGAGCGGCGAACTTGTCGCCGTCCACCGCCTCGGCTCTGACGAGGGGGCCCTTGCCGGTGAGGGTGACCTCGACCGTCTCGTCCTCGCGTCCACCGTTGTGGTAGACGCGGTGCGTGACCTTGATGTCGAGCCGCTGGGCTCGAGGGGCAAGGTGCTCGATTCGGGCGGACTTCTCTTCGACGACTGTGCGGAAACGATCGCTGACGCTGACGCCCACACCGACGATGTTGATTTCCATCCCTGACCTCCTTGTTCCGGTCCACCCGGTCAAGGGCGGACCGCGGTTCGCCTTGTGTCCCCCCACCGTAGTGCTGCTCCTGCGCTGTGTCACGGCCGGATCACGATGAATCCCGTTTCAGCCTCCTGGGCGATGCCGGAGGGGCGTCGCCGCGATCGTGACCGCCCCCGCGACGGCGACCCCCGCCGCGGTCAGCGCCCGCGTCGCCTCCTCGAGGGTGGCTCCCGTCGTGACGACGTCGTCCACCAGAACGACGGCGCGTCCCCGCAGACGTTCCGCCGCGCTCGGGCGTGCCCGCATCGCGCCCGCCAGGTTCGCGGCGCGACCGTCGCGGGTCAAGCTGCGCTGGTCCGCCGTCGCGCGGGCGACGCTGAGGAGTGGGAACGGCCGCCAGCCCGCCCGGCGGGCCGCGAGCACGACGGGGGCGTAGCCGCGTCGGCGCATCGACGATCGGCTGGCGGGGACGGCGACGGGGACGCCGTCGAGTCCCGCCGGCCACGCCTCTCGGAGTGCGATCCCGAGCGGCCGGGCGAGCCCGGTCCTCCCGTCCTCCTTGAACGAGCGGATGACGCGCGCCGCCACCCCGTCGAACACGAGGGCGCTCCGTACCTCGAGTCCACCGGGGAGTTGGCGGACACGCGCAGACGCGCGGAGCTGCTCCCGGCAGGGCTCGCAGAGATCGCGGTCGGCGAGGTCGCACCCGGCGCACGACACCGGGAACACGACGGCGAGCGCGTCTTCGACGGCCCGGCGCGCGCTCAGCGCGAGGGAAGAGGCGGTGGGAGGCGGCATCCGCTCAGCGTGCGTCGCCGCTCACGCGCGCGGACCTCGCGCGCGGCTGCCCGGGGACGCCCCGCCGAGCGGAGATCCTGGGGAGGAGACGGGGTCAGCCGGGGAGGCCCTGCTGCCCCGCCAGCACGCTCACGTCGGATGCGAGGACCTGCCACGACCCGCGCTGCACGTAGAGGCTGCCGTCGTCGGTGAGGAGGCTCACGCTGCCGCTCTGGTTGCCACCCGCGATCGCGACGATGCCGTCGGGGCCGCGGACCTCCGTGCCCAGGCCGCCGATCGTCTGCTCGCGCACGACACGCTGCTGACCGTCGACGAAGACGAGCGCGAGCGTCGCACCGTCGATCCACGTGAGATCCACCCCGCGGCCGCCAAGAGTGGCCACCGGAAGCGGCTCACCGAGCGAGGTCGGTACGCCGTTCTCGTCACGGATGATCCCGGCGACCCACACGGCCGATTCGCCGCCCGCTCGAACGAGCGCCGCGACCCGGGCGCCGTCGCGCGATACGCGCATCGCCGTCACCTCGGACGCTCCGACCCATCCCGACGAGATGGTCTGCGCATTGCCGTCCGGGCCGTAGGCCGCGATCGTCCCCGGCTTGTCACGGGGGACCGTCCAGATGTAGCCGAACGTGTCGATCGTGGGCGCCGTCATCCCCGCACGAGTGTCGAGTCCGACGCGAGTGCCGTCCGACGACACCCGGTAGATGGCGCCGGTCCCGGTGCGAACCGCCGCAGTGGTGCGGGCGGCATCCAGCTCGACCGCCCGCGGATCCAGGCCGTCGAAAGCCGCCGCGAAACCGGGCACCGATTCGATGTCGCGCCCCGAGAGGAATCCGAACTTCCCGTCCTGCAGCACGAGCGGGCGCGCATCGACCGCGGTCGATCGGGCGGTTCGGGCCGTTACGTCGAGCGGCTCGTCGCCGACGAGCATCTGGACATCGAGGATGCCGGCACCCGCCAGGCTCGCTTCGAGCTGGGCTTTCATGCGCGCCAATGTTTCGCGGGACAGATCGCGGATGGAGGGATCGAACGATATCTGCGCAACCCCGGACTCGACCGGCACCGACGGCTGGGTGAGGGTCGCCTCGCCCGTGAAGGCCGTTCGCACCGACCCCGCGAGCCAGGGGCTCGGCGCGCCCGACACGAGCGCCGCCGTGATGCGGGTAGCCGGGTTCGTCGACGGGAACCAGCGAACGTCGGGGATGAGGGTGCGCCAGGCGCGATCGAAGTAGGAGAGGTCGTAGCTCTGGAAGACCGAGCCGAACCGGTTCGCGTCGAGCACGATGCCGTCGGGCGCCTGGGAGATACGCCACTGCCCGCGCTCCTTGGCGAGGGAGAAGGTGAAGGGGATGCGGCCCTTCTCGGCCGGCTCGTACGATCCGGCCGAGTCGACGATCGCAACGGGCTCGACCGTGAAGACGATCTCGTTCTCGCTGGGCGCGGAGATCGCACTCTCCCCGGGCCGGTAGACGGTGACGTTCGCCTGCGGCTGCCACTTCTGCCGGAACTGCTTCGTGAGGAACTCCTGCGCGACCTCCCAATTGCCGCGAGGACCGGAGCCGGCGGCGATGAAGCCCTCGACGATCTGCTGGGGCGTGGCATCCCCCACCGGCCCATCGGGCACGTAGGAGAAGTCCGGCGGCCCCTCGACCTCGTCGATCGCCTTCCCGACGTGCACCGGGCCGCCGATGGGCAGGCCCGCGCACGCCGTCAGGACGAGCGCGAGGACGACGGCGAGCGTGGCCGCGAAGCGTCGGCGGATGATCATGTTCTCTCCTCCCGCTGCGGCAGGGTGATCGGCTGGGTCAGGCCGAGGTCGCCGAGCGCGGCGTCGTCGCGCGGATCGAGCTCGATCGGCGAGCTGCCGGACAACTGCTCCCCCACGCGACGAGGCAACGTCAGGACGAAATGGCTACCGCCGCCGAGCTCGGACCAGACCTCGAGTGTGCCGCCGTGCAGCCGCGCGTCGCCGAGGGCGATCGACAGACCCAATCCCGTCCCGCCGATCGTCCGACGGCGGGACGGGTCCGCACGCCAGAACCGGTCGAACACCCTCTCCGTGTCG
This DNA window, taken from Microbacterium sp. MM2322, encodes the following:
- a CDS encoding SAF domain-containing protein, which codes for MTTPDTVRPAPRAFWADARFLLGIALIIASVAGVWLVVASARQTAPVFAAARTIVPGQTVTAEDLRVVDVALGAAGETYVSPASLEPGVIATRTVFEGELLPQAAVDDADAATTTSVVIRTAGDVSAAISPGSLVEVWAAPAEEDGKLGEPRILVPSATVVTITRDDAVVSGKDVSLEIVIPRSDVAATLAALTDESSLSVVPVTGESQ
- a CDS encoding helix-turn-helix domain-containing protein gives rise to the protein MLTPAQVAEMLQLEVDEVVALALDGRLRGARLGSPASWRIEAASVEDYLDDQAEDARLHALWRESNAASFPELWGRGRRGGE
- a CDS encoding Rv3235 family protein; translation: MALAVDEDRRIPRSGSSLEVAEYFAPQRTSSSDLPDALPLVKNLTIGVLEVLAGVRDVDQLARWLGEDAYRALVTRANLSARARSARGVAAVRPAHRILSERTCEPADGVLEAVVVVSGPARTRAVAMRLEGWDGRWRATSLALL
- a CDS encoding pyridoxal phosphate-dependent aminotransferase; this translates as MTPRTLDQSSKLKDVLYEIRGAALVEADRLEDEGHTILKLNTGNPAIFGFQAPFQIVRDMIEAVPQAHGYSDSRGIMSARRAIVSRYEEEPGFPKFDPDDVYLGNGVSELITMTMQALLDEGDEVLIPAPDYPLWTAMTSLAGGTPVHYLADGENGWQPDLDDIRAKVTPRTKAIVVINPNNPTGAVYTREILQGIVEIAREHELLLLSDEIYDRILFDGAQHIPLATLAPDLLCLTYNGLSKTYRVAGYRSGWMVITGPKKHAAGFLEGIQLLASTRLCPNVPAQFAVQAALSGVQSIDALIAPTGRLHEQRDAAWEGLTAIPGVSCVKPQGALYAFPRLDPEVHDIHDDAKFVYDFLVAEHVLLVQGTGFNWPTPDHFRIVTLPEARVLSEAIERLGNFLASYRQ
- the secA gene encoding preprotein translocase subunit SecA → MANPFEKLLRAGEGRVLRRLQQVVKAVSALEEDYAHLTDEELRGETAELRARYEAGETLDKLMPEAFAAVREAASRTLGQRPYDVQVMGGAALHLGNIAEMKTGEGKTLTAALPAYLNAIAGKGVHVITVNDYLASYQSELMGRVFRALGMTTGTVVSGQNPEVRRQQYEADITYGTNNEFGFDYLRDNMAWRSDDLVQRGHFYCIVDEVDSILIDEARTPLIISGPSSGEANRWFTEFAKIARTLEAGVDFEVDEKKRTIGVLEPGIEKVEDYLGIDNLYESANTPLISFLNNSIKALALFKRDTDYVVMNGEVMIVDEHTGRILVGRRYNEGIHQAIEAKEGVAVKAENQTLATVTLQNYFRLYDKLAGMTGTAETEAAEFMSTYKLGVVPIPTNKPMIRKDQSDLVYKNEQAKFAQVVEDIAERHESGQPVLVGTVSVEKSEYLSKLLAKKGIKHEVLNAKNHAREAEIVARAGRYGAVTVATNMAGRGTDIMLGGNAEFLAVSEMKAKGLDPVETPDEYEAAWEEVYAAVKEKVQEEADRVVAAGGLYVLGTERHESRRIDNQLRGRSGRQGDPGESRFYLSLTDDLMRLFQSGAAEAILARTNFPDDVAIESTMVSRAIKSAQSQVEARNAEIRKNVLKYDDVLNRQREAIYHDRRQMLEGDDLSSRVEHFIEDAIGAIIDEHTGSGHNESWDFDAMWAELKTLYPVGVTIDEVVAESGAKGKVTPELLKRELLSDAKIAYRSREEKLGEAATRELERRVVLQVLDRRWRDHLYEMDYLKDGIGLRAMAQRDPLIEYQREGYQMFQSMMAQIKEESVGFLFNLEVEVRQTESGDIEAKGLASPEIDVQNLQYTAPNDAGEVEVRNERGQVQQAATSKARQREAEQEAPADAPRGAFGQQVDAASAPADAGNRAQRRASGKKK
- a CDS encoding serine hydrolase domain-containing protein, with the translated sequence MPALDEAVAVSQDWDVPHASVAVVSADGRTAASAGDQDRVYRLASVTKLLSAYAALVAVEEGALALDQPAGPPGATVEHLLAHTAGYDFSTSALRAAPGERRLYSNTGFEVLADLLESETGIAFDAYAHEAVFAPLAMASTTIGDSAAAGGSSSAADLARFAAELQEPRLLDPATLTRATGVSFPGRRGILPGFGQQPENDWGLGLEIRGTKSPHWTGAHNSPETFGHFGQSGTFLWVDPRAGAALVALTDRPFGAWAAETWPPFSDGVLEALASR
- the raiA gene encoding ribosome hibernation-promoting factor, HPF/YfiA family — translated: MEINIVGVGVSVSDRFRTVVEEKSARIEHLAPRAQRLDIKVTHRVYHNGGREDETVEVTLTGKGPLVRAEAVDGDKFAALDVAITKLAEQIRRAKEKRVDLRNHPRGAKLEKGTGTLQGIDVQPASVDVIRAVATGEVPIVTGAEDEEDYTPVVIRTKRFDPEWMTVEEAVDRMELVGHDFFLFIDARSDQPSVVYRRKGWDYGVISLTTTAAPAELAS
- a CDS encoding phosphoribosyltransferase family protein, which gives rise to MPPPTASSLALSARRAVEDALAVVFPVSCAGCDLADRDLCEPCREQLRASARVRQLPGGLEVRSALVFDGVAARVIRSFKEDGRTGLARPLGIALREAWPAGLDGVPVAVPASRSSMRRRGYAPVVLAARRAGWRPFPLLSVARATADQRSLTRDGRAANLAGAMRARPSAAERLRGRAVVLVDDVVTTGATLEEATRALTAAGVAVAGAVTIAATPLRHRPGG